TACTTAATGTCTCTTTATTTTTCTGGGCAATCAACATCAGTCCTATATCTTCCGGAAAAACAACCAGTGCAGGAAGGTCGGAATTTGTTTTAGTGGCAACCTCTTCCATTAAATTCTCAATCTTTTTTGTAAAGTCCTGTTGTGAATAAAAGTCTTCTATATTAAGTTTCATCTGCACTGCAACCAGCTGACCTTTGCTTTCAGCAGTACCATCAGAAATAGAAGTTGATAGTATGAGTATCGTCATAATTATCAGAAATATAAAGCTAACTTGAGTAGGCTTAAACATTTTTTACTCCTTCGACGGGATATATGTACAGAAATTAACAGCACTTTATTTGATTTCCTTTATCTTGGGTTTAATATTCTCTACCTGTCTCCACACCTCATTATAATCCAGTGCATAGTTAAAATCTTCAACTGCCTGATTTCGCATATGTTTTGTTATATCAAGGTTTCTCATAATCAGAAGTTCTTCTCTGGTTTTAGAAGCCTGGCACATACAGATACCTGAAGGAGACCAAAATCCTGAACCACCTGCAAAAGAATTTCCTGTTCTGTCAAAGACTCCTACACATGTAACTCCAATACTCCAAACCTGGTTATGAGATGCCAGTGCTGCATGTTTTAAATCCCATATATACTGATAGTAATTATCCATTCTTATGTTTAACAAAGGGTATTCCCTGATACTCCCTCTTCGCCAGGCTGCACTATTTATGATTGCATCAACCTTATCATCATATGCATACTTTTCTGCTAAAGAATTGAATACCAAATCATAACAAATATTAATTCCAAATTTTCCGTATTTAGTGTTGACAACCAGTCTCTGGTCATCTCCCCTGTAAAAATACTTTTTTTCAATGGGTGTTAAGAATATTTTGTCATAATAACAACTCAGATATTCATTATCCTGCCCGATTACATAAGTGGTATCATATAGCTTTTCTCCGTTTTGTCTGATATTATTAAATATTATTAGATTTAAGCCATCTTCAGTCATTAGACTCCTGAAATATTTTATCAAATCCGTTACAAGAGGTCCGTCTGTTACACACTTTTTAAGATTATTAAAAACTTCCTCTTTATTTTCATTTTCCGGATCCCAGACATAACCGCTTACAGGTAATTCCGGTAATACCAGAACATTAACTCTATTTTGTGCTGCTATTTCAACAATAGTTTTAAGTCTTTGTATGTTATAGTCTATATCCATACCTGAGGGATTTATATTTGCCAGCATGAATGTGGGCAAATTCTCAGTAACTGAATAAGTTCTATCCACTATTACAAAACCCTTTACTTTACTGTCTAAACCGAATATTTCTCCTTCAG
The DNA window shown above is from Atribacterota bacterium and carries:
- a CDS encoding carbon-nitrogen hydrolase family protein, with amino-acid sequence MYYIENKKNKEKKTFGKNNPEGEIFGLDSKVKGFVIVDRTYSVTENLPTFMLANINPSGMDIDYNIQRLKTIVEIAAQNRVNVLVLPELPVSGYVWDPENENKEEVFNNLKKCVTDGPLVTDLIKYFRSLMTEDGLNLIIFNNIRQNGEKLYDTTYVIGQDNEYLSCYYDKIFLTPIEKKYFYRGDDQRLVVNTKYGKFGINICYDLVFNSLAEKYAYDDKVDAIINSAAWRRGSIREYPLLNIRMDNYYQYIWDLKHAALASHNQVWSIGVTCVGVFDRTGNSFAGGSGFWSPSGICMCQASKTREELLIMRNLDITKHMRNQAVEDFNYALDYNEVWRQVENIKPKIKEIK